A part of Saimiri boliviensis isolate mSaiBol1 chromosome 13, mSaiBol1.pri, whole genome shotgun sequence genomic DNA contains:
- the ZNF703 gene encoding zinc finger protein 703, giving the protein MSDSPAGSNPRTPESSGSGSGGGGKRPAVPAAVSLLPPADPLRQANRLPIRVLKMLSAHTGHLLHPEYLQPLSSTPVSPIELDAKKSPLALLAQTCSQIGKPDPPPSSKLNSVAAAANGLGAEKDPGRSAPGAASAAAALKQLGDSPAEDKSSFKPYSKGSGGGDSRKDSGSSSVSSTSSSSSSSPGDKAGFRVPSAACPPFPPHGAPVSASSSSSSPGGSRGGSPHHSDCKNGGGIGGGELDKKDQEPKPSPEPAAVSRGGGGEPGAHGGAEAGASGRKSEPPSALVGAGHVAPVSPYKPGHSVFPLPPSSIGYHGSIVGAYAGYPSQFVPGLDPSKSGLVGGQLSGGLGLPPGKPPSSSPLTGASPPSFLQGLCRDPYCLGGYHGASHLGGSSCSTCSAHDPAGPSLKAGGYPLVYPGHPLQPAALSSSAAQAALPGHPLYTYGFMLQNEPLPHSCNWVAASGPCDKRFATSEELLSHLRTHTALPGAEKLLAAYPGASGLGSAAAAAAAAASCHLHLPPPAAPGSPGSLSLRSPHTLGLSRYHPYGKSHLSTAGGLAVPSLPTAGPYYSPYALYGQRLASASALGYQ; this is encoded by the exons ATGAGCGATTCGCCCGCTGGATCTAACCCAAGGACACCCGAAAgcagcggcagcggcagcggcggcggcgggaaGAGGCCGGCGGTGCCGGCGGCGGTGTCCCTCTTGCCCCCGGCGGACCCCTTGCGCCAGGCGAACCGGCTCCCGATCAGGGTCCTGAAGATGCTGAGCGCTCACACCGGCCATCTCCTGCACCCGGAGTACCTGCAGCCGCTGTCCTCCACTCCCGTCAGTCCCATTGAG CTGGACGCCAAGAAGAGCCCCTTGGCGCTGCTGGCCCAGACCTGCTCGCAGATCGGCAAACCCGACCCGCCGCCCTCCTCCAAGCTCAACTCGGTGGCGGCGGCGGCCAACGGGCTGGGAGCGGAGAAGGACCCCGGCCGCTCCGCCCCAGGAGCCGCATCCGCGGCCGCGGCCCTGAAGCAGCTGGGGGACTCCCCGGCCGAGGACAAGTCCAGCTTCAAGCCCTACTCCAAGGGCTCCGGCGGCGGCGACTCCCGCAAAGACAGCGGCTCCTCCTCGGTGTCTTCCACCTCCTCCTCGTCGTCCTCGTCCCCGGGAGACAAGGCGGGCTTCAGGGTCCCCAGCGCCGCCTGCCCGCCCTTTCCCCCGCATGGAGCGCCGGTCTCCGCGTCCTCGTCCTCGTCGTCGCCCGGCGGCTCCCGGGGAGGCTCCCCGCACCACTCTGACTGCAAGAACGGCGGTGGGATTGGCGGCGGGGAGCTAGACAAGAAAGACCAGGAGCCAAAGCCCAGCCCGGAGCCTGCAGCCGTGAGCCGCGGCGGCGGTGGGGAGCCTGGGGCGCATGGCGGCGCCGAGGCCGGAGCCTCCGGGCGCAAGTCGGAGCCGCCCTCGGCGCTGGTGGGGGCCGGCCACGTGGCGCCGGTGTCTCCTTACAAGCCGGGCCACTCGGTGTTCCCACTGCCGCCCTCCAGCATCGGCTACCACGGCTCCATCGTGGGCGCCTACGCCGGCTACCCGTCTCAGTTCGTGCCTGGCCTGGATCCTAGCAAGTCTGGCCTCGTGGGAGGCCAGCTGTCGGGGGGCCTGGGCCTGCCGCCGGGCAAGCCCCCCAGCTCCAGCCCGCTCACCGGGGCCTCCCCGCCCTCCTTCCTGCAGGGATTATGCCGCGACCCCTATTGCCTGGGAGGTTACCACGGCGCCTCGCACCTCGGCGGCTCCAGCTGCTCCACCTGCAGCGCGCACGACCCGGCCGGGCCCAGCCTGAAGGCGGGGGGTTACCCGCTGGTGTACCCCGGGCACCCGCTGCAGCCCGCCGCGCTCTCGTCCAGCGCCGCCCAGGCCGCGCTCCCCGGCCACCCGCTCTACACCTACGGCTTCATGCTGCAGAACGAACCGCTGCCGCACAGCTGCAACTGGGTGGCTGCCAGCGGGCCGTGCGACAAGCGCTTCGCCACCTCAGAGGAGCTGCTCAGTCACCTACGGACCCACACGGCCCTGCCGGGAGCCGAGAAACTTCTGGCCGCCTACCCTGGGGCCTCGGGCCTGGgcagcgccgccgccgccgctgcggCCGCCGCCTCCTGCCATCTGCACCTCCCCCCGCCCGCCGCCCCTGGCAGCCCCGGGTCGCTGTCCTTGCGGAGTCCACACACTTTGGGGCTAAGCCGGTACCACCCCTATGGCAAGAGCCACTTATCCACAGCGGGGGGCCTGGCCGTGCCGTCCCTCCCGACAGCCGGACCCTACTACTCTCCATACGCGCTGTATGGACAGAGACTAGCTTCAGCCTCAGCGCTCGGATACCAGTAA